The Actinomadura sp. WMMB 499 genome includes a window with the following:
- a CDS encoding ATP-binding protein, with amino-acid sequence MPVSAPEIPTLILEPTDRAPSLARAFLAEQFRIWGAESDFVARVVVCELVTNALLHGAGTIIVRVFPDAREGLAVIEVWDQGPGLPVVQPESADLTSGRGLLLMSEMVRAWGTRPITEGGKIVWATCAL; translated from the coding sequence ATGCCCGTGTCAGCGCCCGAGATCCCGACTCTCATCCTCGAACCGACCGACCGCGCGCCGAGCCTGGCGCGGGCCTTCCTCGCCGAGCAGTTCCGCATCTGGGGCGCCGAGTCCGACTTCGTGGCGCGGGTCGTGGTCTGCGAGCTGGTGACCAATGCCCTGCTTCACGGCGCCGGAACGATCATCGTGCGCGTCTTCCCGGACGCGCGTGAGGGCCTGGCCGTGATCGAAGTGTGGGACCAGGGACCGGGCCTCCCGGTCGTCCAGCCGGAGAGCGCGGATCTGACCTCGGGACGTGGGTTGCTGCTGATGTCGGAGATGGTGCGGGCCTGGGGCACGCGCCCGATCACGGAAGGCGGGAAGATCGTATGGGCGACCTGCGCCCTGTAG
- a CDS encoding Imm10 family immunity protein — MTIKFTAQVVGVEELPDEETLLAGVAEHEDGSGLSLTFMCGLYEPDEQDTALGMDSYCLVTPDQGTAYGGVSEATLQDGVLRVVVAEHDLEALKLDETDIEAGLAVDNESVEQLRRGLRRILAYGRLDARPAIIRL, encoded by the coding sequence GTGACGATTAAATTCACAGCTCAGGTCGTTGGAGTGGAAGAACTGCCCGACGAAGAGACACTGTTGGCCGGTGTTGCTGAACATGAGGACGGTAGCGGCCTGTCCCTGACCTTCATGTGCGGGCTGTACGAGCCGGACGAGCAGGATACCGCGCTGGGGATGGACAGCTATTGCCTGGTCACCCCCGACCAGGGAACGGCCTACGGCGGCGTCTCCGAGGCAACTCTTCAAGATGGTGTGCTCCGCGTGGTGGTAGCCGAGCATGACCTGGAAGCTCTGAAGCTGGACGAAACGGATATCGAGGCCGGTCTTGCCGTGGACAACGAGTCCGTTGAGCAGCTTCGACGAGGTCTGCGGCGCATTCTGGCTTATGGACGGCTGGACGCTCGTCCAGCGATCATCCGGCTCTGA